A window of the Burkholderia sp. 9120 genome harbors these coding sequences:
- a CDS encoding TMEM165/GDT1 family protein, whose protein sequence is MQSFLVSTSVVGLAEIGDKTQLLSLVLAARYRKPIPIVLGVFAATLINHACSGALGAWLASVIRPEIMNWAVVASFAVMAVWILIPDKLDDADTVPMKDSMGVFGTTAITFFIAEMGDKTQIVTVALAARFHEFFGVVAGTTLGMMLANVPVIYLGHKFADRLPTKAVHILAAIIFVVLGGLALRTALYPDAHPMF, encoded by the coding sequence ATGCAATCATTCCTCGTCTCCACAAGCGTGGTCGGGCTCGCCGAAATCGGCGACAAGACCCAGTTGCTGTCGCTGGTTCTGGCCGCGCGGTATCGCAAACCCATCCCGATCGTACTTGGCGTGTTTGCCGCGACCCTGATCAATCACGCCTGCTCCGGCGCGCTAGGCGCCTGGCTCGCCAGCGTCATCCGGCCGGAGATCATGAACTGGGCGGTCGTGGCGTCGTTCGCGGTCATGGCGGTGTGGATTCTGATCCCCGACAAGCTCGACGACGCCGACACCGTCCCCATGAAAGATTCAATGGGCGTGTTCGGCACGACCGCGATCACCTTCTTCATCGCGGAAATGGGCGATAAGACGCAAATCGTGACGGTCGCGCTGGCGGCGCGATTCCACGAATTTTTCGGTGTGGTGGCCGGCACGACCTTGGGCATGATGCTGGCCAACGTGCCGGTGATCTATCTGGGACACAAGTTCGCCGACCGTCTGCCGACGAAGGCCGTGCATATACTGGCGGCGATCATCTTCGTGGTGCTCGGTGGCCTGGCGTTGCGCACGGCGCTTTACCCCGACGCCCACCCGATGTTCTGA
- a CDS encoding cation diffusion facilitator family transporter yields the protein MSERMSDEALRRMASVIALAVALGLVVVKVWAWLATDSISLLTSAADGLVDVVASSVTFAGVRYAARPADRGHRYGHGKAEAVAAFVQALLLAGAALGLGVESIHRLFVPQALNQTGFGIWVIVGSSVIAAGLVGMQTLVVRRTGSTAIAADRAHYVTDVAVNLAVLVALLLERFLGWTRADAIGALAISVYMLWNARGMAAHALLQLLDRELDEADRARIEAAVLGCDGVKGLHDLRTRNGGDRFFVEFHVEVDGSLTVEEGHTIGDNAEKAVQRLFQAADVVAHLEPAGIKDERLDDLVA from the coding sequence ATGTCCGAACGCATGTCCGACGAAGCACTACGACGCATGGCCTCCGTGATCGCGCTTGCGGTCGCGCTGGGGCTGGTCGTCGTCAAGGTGTGGGCATGGCTGGCAACGGACTCCATTTCCCTGCTGACCTCGGCGGCCGATGGGCTGGTGGACGTCGTGGCGTCCTCGGTGACGTTCGCGGGTGTCCGCTATGCCGCGCGGCCGGCCGATCGCGGGCATCGCTACGGTCACGGCAAGGCGGAAGCGGTCGCCGCTTTTGTCCAGGCGCTGCTGCTGGCAGGTGCCGCGCTCGGACTCGGCGTGGAGTCCATCCATCGTCTGTTCGTGCCTCAGGCGTTGAATCAGACCGGCTTCGGCATCTGGGTGATCGTGGGCAGTTCGGTGATCGCGGCCGGACTCGTCGGTATGCAAACGCTCGTGGTCCGGCGCACCGGTTCCACCGCGATCGCCGCCGACCGGGCTCACTATGTGACCGACGTGGCCGTCAATCTCGCGGTTCTGGTCGCGCTTCTGCTCGAACGTTTTCTCGGCTGGACGCGTGCCGATGCCATCGGCGCACTGGCCATCTCCGTGTACATGCTGTGGAATGCGCGGGGCATGGCGGCGCATGCGTTGCTGCAACTGCTCGACCGCGAACTCGACGAAGCGGACCGCGCGCGGATCGAAGCCGCGGTGCTCGGTTGCGACGGCGTGAAAGGCTTGCACGACCTGCGGACTCGCAATGGCGGAGACCGGTTCTTCGTCGAGTTTCATGTGGAAGTCGACGGATCGCTCACGGTCGAAGAAGGCCATACGATCGGCGACAACGCCGAAAAAGCGGTGCAGCGTTTATTCCAGGCGGCCGACGTCGTCGCCCATCTCGAGCCTGCGGGCATCAAGGACGAACGGCTGGACGACCTCGTCGCCTAG
- the mntP gene encoding manganese efflux pump MntP: MNPVATLFLAFAMSTDAFAAAIGKGATLHRPHWREALRTGLIFGVIEALTPLIGWFIGKAAAQYVSAWDHWIAFALLAILGARMIRNGFKASEADEKKPAAHSFWLLALTGFATSIDAMAVGAGLAFVDVNIYSTAAAIGLATATMVTIGVLLGRVIGDVVGKRAEMAGGVVLIGIGCVILVEHLQLL, encoded by the coding sequence ATGAATCCCGTCGCCACACTGTTCCTTGCTTTCGCCATGTCCACCGACGCCTTCGCCGCCGCTATCGGCAAAGGCGCCACGTTGCATCGTCCCCACTGGCGCGAAGCGCTACGCACGGGTCTCATCTTCGGCGTAATCGAAGCGCTGACACCGCTGATCGGATGGTTCATCGGCAAAGCGGCGGCGCAATATGTTTCCGCGTGGGATCACTGGATCGCGTTCGCGCTGCTGGCTATTCTCGGCGCCCGCATGATCCGCAACGGCTTCAAGGCCAGCGAAGCCGACGAAAAGAAACCGGCCGCGCACTCGTTCTGGTTGCTGGCGCTGACGGGCTTCGCGACGAGTATCGACGCCATGGCGGTCGGCGCGGGTCTCGCTTTCGTCGACGTCAACATTTACTCCACCGCGGCGGCAATCGGTCTGGCCACGGCGACGATGGTCACGATCGGCGTGCTGCTCGGCCGTGTGATCGGCGACGTGGTCGGCAAGCGCGCGGAAATGGCGGGCGGCGTGGTGTTGATCGGCATCGGCTGCGTGATTCTCGTCGAGCATTTGCAGTTGCTCTGA
- a CDS encoding DUF1571 domain-containing protein → MRGHRRSGSRVKSDHGFIVVVAMCVALLVSLTARAAAADEVQRVAPVACNDEATSGASGGDLAGFACLSAGEQANVIRERIDDGTLGAMPDSRLIALIDAMKPEAIVAYTRVTIGAGSSYEYWMRRRERVNGKWPTQADHMEVYCQDSPQRVYVKWLPDGAHAGQEIIYDETRDPTRFLGHFGGAWHFLSGRFQVDGTFARTQSRHSVRDLGLQFVVHTLEHEEGSFEAEGLSAKPSRVEVETANGKRLLALTWDAPDGPPAHFAPRMTLTFDLHRPQLHSVIAAEASGEPLEEIDFEQIVPHAWTDEAFDPHNPSYDFR, encoded by the coding sequence ATGCGTGGTCATAGACGTTCCGGCAGTCGCGTTAAATCGGATCACGGTTTCATCGTCGTGGTGGCGATGTGCGTCGCGCTGCTGGTTTCGCTGACGGCGCGCGCCGCGGCCGCCGACGAGGTTCAACGCGTGGCGCCGGTCGCCTGCAATGACGAAGCGACGTCGGGCGCGAGCGGTGGTGATCTGGCCGGCTTCGCCTGTTTGTCCGCGGGGGAGCAGGCAAACGTCATCCGTGAACGCATTGACGACGGCACGCTCGGCGCCATGCCGGACTCGCGGCTGATTGCGCTGATCGACGCAATGAAGCCGGAGGCGATCGTGGCCTACACCCGCGTCACGATTGGCGCCGGCAGTTCGTACGAATACTGGATGCGGCGTCGCGAACGGGTGAACGGGAAATGGCCGACGCAAGCCGATCATATGGAGGTCTACTGTCAGGACAGTCCGCAACGCGTGTACGTCAAGTGGCTGCCGGATGGCGCGCATGCGGGGCAGGAGATCATCTACGACGAGACCCGCGACCCGACACGTTTCCTGGGACATTTTGGCGGTGCGTGGCACTTCCTGTCCGGCAGATTCCAGGTCGACGGCACGTTTGCAAGGACCCAGTCACGCCATAGCGTGCGCGATCTCGGCTTGCAGTTCGTCGTCCACACGCTCGAACACGAAGAGGGCAGTTTCGAAGCGGAAGGTCTGAGCGCCAAACCGTCCCGTGTCGAAGTCGAGACCGCGAACGGCAAGCGGCTGCTCGCGCTCACCTGGGACGCGCCAGACGGGCCACCCGCGCATTTCGCGCCACGCATGACGCTGACCTTCGATCTGCACCGCCCGCAACTCCACAGCGTGATCGCGGCGGAGGCGAGCGGCGAGCCGCTCGAAGAGATCGACTTCGAGCAAATCGTGCCTCATGCATGGACGGATGAAGCCTTCGATCCGCATAACCCGAGCTACGACTTTCGTTAG
- a CDS encoding IclR family transcriptional regulator — translation MNRPKPSRPDVDPLKDKDGSSEEVTALARGLTVLRAVAAADAPLSNRELTELTGIPKPTVSRITATLVGAGFLFRLPDSERFVLTSSVLELSNGFLRNFDIRARARPFLIALAERTALSVHLAVRDRLDMVVIDAIRPRSAVLVSRLEIGSRMNLSRTAIGRAYLAALAPADRDKLLIGLQAAEGDDWGHVGSRLDAALEDTIERGYAIATGEWHNGLNAIALGFTGPSGERYAVNCGGSADQCPRDWLISRAAPALLECVEHIMLEIGGTPGRRLDT, via the coding sequence ATGAACAGACCTAAGCCCTCCCGGCCCGACGTGGATCCGCTGAAAGACAAAGACGGTTCGAGCGAAGAAGTCACCGCGCTGGCCCGCGGTCTGACCGTATTGCGCGCAGTCGCCGCGGCCGACGCGCCGCTCAGCAATCGCGAGCTGACCGAACTGACCGGCATTCCCAAGCCGACCGTGTCGCGCATCACCGCCACGCTGGTCGGCGCGGGTTTTCTGTTCCGGCTGCCGGACAGCGAGCGCTTCGTGCTGACCTCGTCGGTGCTGGAGTTGAGCAACGGCTTTCTGCGCAACTTCGATATCCGGGCGCGCGCGCGGCCGTTCCTGATCGCACTCGCCGAACGCACCGCGCTGTCCGTGCATCTGGCCGTGCGCGACCGTCTCGACATGGTGGTGATCGACGCGATCCGTCCGCGTTCGGCCGTGCTCGTGTCGCGCCTCGAAATCGGCTCGCGAATGAATCTGAGCCGCACCGCCATCGGCCGCGCCTATCTGGCCGCACTCGCACCCGCAGATCGGGACAAGCTGCTGATCGGCCTGCAGGCCGCCGAAGGCGACGACTGGGGCCACGTCGGCAGCCGACTTGACGCGGCGCTGGAGGACACCATCGAACGCGGTTACGCGATCGCCACCGGCGAATGGCACAACGGCTTGAACGCGATTGCACTGGGCTTCACCGGCCCGTCCGGTGAGCGCTATGCGGTCAATTGCGGCGGCTCCGCCGACCAGTGTCCGCGCGACTGGCTGATTTCGCGCGCGGCGCCTGCCCTGCTCGAATGCGTCGAACACATCATGCTCGAAATCGGCGGCACGCCGGGGCGCCGGCTCGACACCTGA
- a CDS encoding MdtA/MuxA family multidrug efflux RND transporter periplasmic adaptor subunit, producing MDEQQKHSETTRPVTPASQPSTTGGPAHVPGSAPGAVKRHRGRNIALIVAALVILGVVLWRWHPWGGPGGGASGAAGASGASGGGRGGRGAAMANLAQPVHVATATQGEMPVVLTALGTVTPLANVTVLPQLSGVLQNVFFKEGQMVRKGDVLAQIDPRPYQISLENAQGTLARDQALLQTARLDLKRYQTLLSQDSIASQQVDTQASLVRQYEGTVKSDQANIDTYKLDLIYARITAPVSGRVGLRQVDPGNYVTPSLTNGLVVITQLQPISVIFTTSEDNLQQILQQTQTGAKLSVTAYDRSNTTSLEGGSLETLDNQIDTTTGTVKLRANFQNPNNLLFPNQFVNTRLLVDTIKDAVIVPTTAVLNGSMGQFVYVVKADNTVTVRPVKVGPVDGERTSIKSGVQVGERVVIDGSDRLKEGAKITIPADKPRGASGAHGASGAAAASGASGTRGHHRKHATQDSQ from the coding sequence ATGGACGAACAACAAAAGCATTCGGAAACCACTCGCCCTGTTACTCCGGCCTCCCAACCGTCCACTACCGGCGGCCCAGCGCATGTGCCCGGCTCCGCGCCCGGCGCGGTCAAGCGGCATCGCGGCCGGAACATCGCGCTGATCGTGGCGGCACTGGTGATCCTCGGCGTCGTGCTGTGGCGCTGGCATCCGTGGGGCGGTCCCGGCGGCGGCGCAAGCGGAGCAGCCGGCGCCAGTGGCGCCAGCGGCGGCGGTCGTGGCGGCCGTGGCGCGGCCATGGCCAACCTGGCGCAACCGGTTCACGTGGCCACCGCCACGCAAGGCGAAATGCCGGTGGTGCTGACCGCGCTCGGCACGGTCACTCCGCTGGCCAACGTCACCGTGCTGCCGCAGTTGAGCGGCGTGCTACAGAACGTGTTCTTCAAGGAAGGCCAGATGGTCAGGAAGGGCGACGTGCTCGCCCAGATCGACCCGCGCCCGTATCAGATCTCGCTTGAAAACGCGCAAGGCACGCTCGCCCGCGACCAGGCGCTGCTGCAAACCGCCCGCCTCGATCTGAAGCGCTATCAGACGCTGCTTTCACAAGACTCGATCGCGAGTCAGCAGGTCGATACGCAAGCCTCGCTGGTGCGGCAATACGAAGGCACGGTCAAGTCCGACCAGGCGAACATCGATACCTATAAGCTCGACCTGATCTACGCGCGTATCACCGCGCCGGTGTCGGGGCGCGTCGGTTTGCGCCAGGTCGATCCGGGCAACTACGTGACGCCGAGCCTGACCAATGGCCTCGTCGTGATTACGCAGTTGCAGCCGATCAGCGTGATCTTCACGACCTCCGAAGACAACCTGCAGCAGATCCTCCAGCAGACCCAGACGGGCGCGAAGCTGTCGGTCACGGCCTACGACCGCAGCAATACCACGTCGCTCGAAGGCGGCTCGCTCGAAACGCTGGATAACCAGATCGACACCACCACCGGCACCGTCAAGCTACGCGCGAACTTCCAGAACCCGAACAACCTGCTGTTCCCGAATCAGTTCGTCAACACGCGCCTGCTGGTCGATACGATCAAAGACGCGGTGATCGTGCCGACTACCGCCGTGCTGAACGGCTCGATGGGCCAGTTCGTCTACGTCGTGAAGGCGGACAACACGGTCACCGTGCGCCCGGTCAAGGTCGGCCCGGTGGACGGCGAGCGCACCAGCATCAAGTCCGGTGTGCAGGTCGGCGAGCGCGTGGTGATCGACGGTTCGGACCGCCTGAAGGAAGGCGCCAAGATCACGATTCCGGCCGACAAGCCGCGCGGCGCGTCGGGCGCACACGGTGCAAGCGGCGCAGCCGCGGCCTCGGGCGCATCCGGCACGCGTGGACACCATCGCAAACACGCGACGCAAGACTCGCAATAA